In Nerophis lumbriciformis linkage group LG12, RoL_Nlum_v2.1, whole genome shotgun sequence, a single genomic region encodes these proteins:
- the cmklr1 gene encoding chemokine-like receptor 1, whose protein sequence is MDEFSYEYYSNYTYDESFTPHEEPVFLHKSTCTSDALCVSLLVVTAIIFVLGFCGNAVVIWISGFKMKKTVNTTWYLSLAISDFVFCTFLPFIITNMAMDRWIFGLFLCKFASPVLFLNMFSSIFLLIIISADRCVSVIFPVWAQNHRTVRKATVVVILAWVLAFVLSFPSAVFREVKNQMGKSICYNNYTLYQHSHKIIVVSRFLAGFVVPFVVISICYLVIIVKLRNNRMTKSSKPFKVMTALIATFFICWLPYHVFILLELNHQIYNHSLLTAGLQVGTCLAAANSFLNPVLYVFMGNDFQQRFKSSLLSKMENAMGDEGRTTSRYLSRSSSADNGRASTHI, encoded by the coding sequence ATGGATGAGTTTTCTTACGAGTATTACAGCAACTACACTTATGATGAAAGCTTCACCCCACACGAAGAGCCTGTTTTTCTCCACAAATCCACCTGTACCAGCGACGCCCTTTGCGTGTCTCTGCTAGTGGTCACCGCCATCATTTTCGTATTGGGCTTCTGCGGTAACGCCGTGGTCATTTGGATCTCCGGCTTCAAGATGAAGAAGACGGTCAACACCACTTGGTACCTGAGCCTGGCCATCTCCGACTTTGTCTTCTGCACCTTCCTGCCCTTCATCATCACTAACATGGCCATGGACAGGTGGATCTTTGGACTCTTCCTATGCAAGTTTGCCTCGCCCGTGTTGTTCCTTAACATGTTCAGCAGCATCTTCCTCCTAATCATCATCAGCGCCGACCGCTGCGTGTCTGTCATATTTCCCGTCTGGGCTCAGAATCACCGCACGGTACGAAAGGCAACAGTTGTGGTGATCCTGGCCTGGGTTCTCGCCTTTGTGCTGAGTTTTCCCTCTGCTGTCTTTCGGGAAGTTAAGAATCAGATGGGCAAGAGCATCTGCTACAACAACTACACATTATATCAACACAGTCACAAAATAATTGTAGTTAGTCGCTTCCTGGCAGGCTTTGTGGTGCCTTTTGTTGTCATCAGTATCTGCTACTTGGTCATCATCGTCAAGCTTCGCAACAACAGAATGACCAAATCCTCCAAACCCTTCAAAGTCATGACCGCGCTCATCGCTACTTTCTTCATCTGTTGGCTGCCGTACCACGTCTTTATTCTTCTCGAGCTAAACCACCAAATCTACAACCATAGCCTCTTAACCGCTGGACTACAAGTTGGAACATGCCTGGCGGCGGCCAACAGTTTCCTCAACCCTGTGCTCTATGTGTTCATGGGTAATGACTTCCAGCAGAGGTTTAAGAGCTCCTTGTTGTCAAAGATGGAGAACGCCATGGGAGACGAAGGCCGTACCACTAGCCGGTATTTGTCCAGGTCCAGCTCCGCAGACAATGGCAGGGCATCCACACACATCTAA